A window of Leptotrichia wadei contains these coding sequences:
- a CDS encoding GtrA family protein, with translation MSLIKKLVNKETILYLVFGVLVTLLNIILFYIFVTRMKMSTFYGNMLDTILCILFQYFTNRIWVFESKNKGKEAVKEFIQFILARGVTAVIDQIFVVVGVDFFVAKYVSHSQQGVFSIGIKILSNIIVIILNYIFSKLFVFNKK, from the coding sequence ATGAGTTTAATAAAAAAATTAGTAAATAAAGAAACGATTTTGTATCTTGTTTTTGGAGTATTAGTAACATTGTTGAATATAATCCTCTTCTATATATTTGTTACAAGAATGAAAATGTCAACTTTTTATGGAAATATGTTAGATACTATTCTATGTATATTATTTCAATATTTTACTAATAGAATTTGGGTATTTGAAAGCAAAAATAAAGGGAAAGAAGCAGTAAAAGAATTTATTCAATTTATATTAGCAAGAGGGGTTACAGCTGTTATTGATCAGATTTTTGTTGTGGTTGGAGTAGATTTTTTTGTAGCAAAATATGTTAGCCATTCACAACAAGGGGTATTTAGTATAGGAATTAAAATTTTGTCTAATATTATTGTGATTATATTAAATTATATTTTTTCTAAATTGTTTGTGTTTAATAAGAAGTAA
- the galE gene encoding UDP-glucose 4-epimerase GalE codes for MKNILVIGGAGYIGSHTVNLLKKSGYNPIIYDNLSKGYKDVAEILNVKFIKGDLGDRKKLKEVFETENITAVMHFAAFIEVGESVQEPAKYYENNVVKVTKLLDQMVESGVKNFIFSSTAATFGEPVKEKIDETHQQLPINPYGKSKLMVEKILEDYDAAYGLKSVVLRYFNASGSDKDGIIGESHIPETHLIPLILQAASGKRESIKIFGDDYPTKDGTCIRDFVHVYDLAKAHILGMEKMLKENKSLNYNLGSGEGFSVKEVIEKVKEVTGKDFKVETVEKRAGDPAILVANSEKAKKELGWEPEYSLEEIIDSAWKWENSRKY; via the coding sequence ATGAAAAACATATTAGTAATAGGAGGAGCAGGATATATAGGTTCCCATACAGTAAATCTATTAAAAAAAAGTGGGTATAATCCAATAATTTATGATAATTTATCAAAAGGCTATAAAGATGTAGCTGAAATATTAAATGTAAAGTTTATAAAAGGTGATTTGGGAGATAGAAAAAAACTAAAAGAAGTATTTGAAACAGAAAATATTACAGCAGTTATGCACTTTGCAGCGTTTATTGAAGTTGGAGAATCAGTTCAAGAACCAGCTAAATATTATGAAAATAATGTTGTTAAAGTAACAAAATTATTAGATCAAATGGTAGAATCAGGAGTTAAGAATTTTATTTTTAGTTCTACAGCAGCAACTTTTGGAGAACCTGTTAAAGAAAAGATAGATGAAACTCACCAACAATTACCGATTAATCCATATGGTAAGAGCAAATTAATGGTAGAAAAAATACTTGAAGATTATGATGCTGCATATGGCTTGAAAAGTGTTGTTTTGAGATATTTTAATGCGAGTGGAAGTGATAAAGATGGAATAATTGGGGAAAGTCATATTCCAGAAACACATCTAATTCCATTAATTTTACAGGCAGCGAGTGGGAAAAGAGAGAGCATAAAAATATTTGGAGATGATTATCCTACAAAAGATGGTACTTGTATAAGAGATTTTGTTCATGTATATGATTTGGCAAAAGCACATATTTTAGGTATGGAAAAAATGTTGAAGGAGAATAAAAGTTTAAACTATAATCTTGGAAGTGGAGAAGGTTTTTCTGTTAAAGAAGTTATTGAAAAAGTAAAAGAAGTAACTGGAAAAGATTTTAAAGTGGAAACTGTGGAAAAAAGAGCAGGAGATCCAGCAATATTAGTTGCTAATAGCGAGAAAGCTAAGAAAGAATTAGGATGGGAGCCAGAATATTCCTTAGAAGAGATTATTGATTCGGCTTGGAAATGGGAAAATAGTCGCAAATATTAA
- a CDS encoding biotin--[acetyl-CoA-carboxylase] ligase produces MKFKFFDKINSTNTYLRRQLKIEEFEVIVAKNQTDGKGKRDSTWISSEGAALFSFAVNDNYELDEKITIFTGYIVYKILKNYIESKDKLTFKWPNDIYYENKKICGILCEKVRDHIIIGIGININNTDFGIFREKAIALVEITGKKYSVQGIIEEIVSTFENEFHSLNREWESILHIVNENSYLKGKKIVIQQNGKLSKKEYRFLRVDRRGRISIIAKGDSDELKFTSLQFKVI; encoded by the coding sequence TTGAAATTTAAATTTTTTGATAAAATAAATTCAACAAATACATATTTACGACGACAACTAAAAATCGAAGAATTTGAAGTAATCGTAGCAAAAAATCAGACAGATGGAAAAGGAAAAAGAGATAGTACGTGGATTTCAAGTGAAGGTGCTGCTCTCTTTTCTTTTGCTGTTAATGACAATTATGAACTGGATGAAAAAATTACAATTTTCACAGGATATATTGTCTACAAAATACTAAAAAATTATATAGAAAGCAAAGATAAGCTAACTTTCAAATGGCCAAATGACATTTATTATGAAAATAAAAAAATATGTGGAATACTTTGCGAAAAAGTAAGAGATCACATAATAATTGGAATTGGAATAAATATCAACAATACCGATTTTGGAATATTTCGTGAAAAAGCTATTGCACTTGTGGAAATTACAGGAAAAAAATACTCGGTACAAGGCATAATAGAAGAAATTGTATCAACTTTTGAAAATGAATTTCACAGCTTGAACCGAGAATGGGAAAGTATATTGCATATAGTAAATGAAAATAGTTATTTAAAAGGTAAAAAAATAGTAATTCAGCAAAATGGAAAACTTTCAAAAAAAGAATACAGATTTTTACGCGTAGATAGAAGAGGTAGAATTTCGATTATTGCTAAAGGAGATAGTGATGAATTAAAATTTACTTCGTTACAATTTAAAGTTATATAG
- the galU gene encoding UTP--glucose-1-phosphate uridylyltransferase GalU, translating to MKKIRKAVIPAAGLGTRVLPATKAQPKEMLVVVDKPALQYLVEELVDSGIEEILIVTGRNKSSIENHFDYSFELEKTLEEKGKKDLLKVINDISKLSNIYYVRQKKPLGLGHAIGCAEAFVGDEPFVVVLGDDIVYTDKAKGELPAIKQLIDKYSELKGGNILGVQKVPEKDVNKYGIIKPLKKIDERTVEVENFVEKPNLDEAPSRLAALGRYVLEPEIFGYLKNTKPGKGGEIQVTDAILSMKNDGGKLYAYNYEGLRYDTGNKFGMFVANVEFGLRHPELKDKVKEYLKKLIEYEI from the coding sequence ATGAAAAAAATAAGAAAAGCAGTAATACCTGCTGCAGGATTAGGGACAAGAGTGTTGCCTGCAACAAAGGCACAGCCTAAAGAGATGTTAGTAGTGGTAGATAAACCAGCATTGCAATATTTAGTTGAAGAATTAGTAGATTCAGGAATTGAAGAAATACTTATTGTAACAGGAAGAAATAAAAGTTCAATAGAAAATCATTTCGATTATTCTTTTGAGCTGGAAAAGACACTTGAAGAAAAAGGGAAAAAAGATTTATTAAAAGTGATAAATGATATTTCAAAATTATCGAATATTTATTATGTAAGGCAAAAAAAACCGCTAGGTTTAGGACATGCAATTGGCTGTGCTGAAGCGTTTGTAGGAGATGAGCCTTTTGTCGTAGTTTTAGGAGATGATATTGTTTATACTGACAAAGCAAAAGGAGAATTACCTGCAATAAAACAATTAATAGATAAATATTCTGAGTTAAAAGGTGGAAATATTTTAGGTGTACAAAAAGTTCCTGAAAAAGATGTAAATAAATATGGAATAATAAAGCCTTTGAAAAAGATAGATGAAAGAACAGTGGAAGTGGAGAATTTTGTTGAAAAACCTAATTTAGATGAGGCACCAAGTAGATTAGCGGCACTTGGAAGATATGTTTTAGAACCAGAAATATTTGGATATTTAAAAAATACTAAACCTGGAAAAGGTGGAGAAATACAGGTAACAGATGCAATTTTAAGTATGAAAAATGATGGTGGGAAATTATATGCATATAATTACGAGGGATTAAGATATGATACAGGGAATAAATTTGGAATGTTTGTTGCAAATGTTGAATTTGGATTAAGACATCCTGAGTTAAAAGATAAGGTAAAAGAGTATTTAAAAAAATTAATTGAATATGAAATATAG
- a CDS encoding DegV family protein: MAIKYLDAKRLRLVFIGGGKWVTKHEELLNELNVYPVPDGDTGSNMSMTLNSMINDLEEKTDEKIKMPQLIDVVEEAVLMGARGNSGTILSQVITGFLRGIGEKVKLLPKDVAEALVSAKETAYNAVSEPIEGTMLTVIRKISEKATECADKFEDLVVFLKEIVEAGKKAVDETPELLPKLKEAGVVDAGGKGLFFFFEGFYKVTTELNLLAELQKAQVKENEFDKTIANINHDPESIHFQYCTEFIILNGNFDTNEYKKRVLELGDSAVFAQTSKKFKTHIHTNHPGKAIEIALEYGPLEKMKVENMRLQHDNLQIFSEKDEAKIFTNKKIDKTKSAFVILADSENLKDEFLKLGADVVILGGQSKNPSVQEILNAIGKTEKENVYILPNNKNVITTAKIASEKSKKTVIVLNTKTMLDGYYFLKNKYSDIDELKEAASRNYSVEITKAVRDTKIEDLSIEKDDFIGLINGKIKYAKKSLKEVTDAIIDDLVTKNTLTAVVVSGNEKDETVQKSIEEKLAGLKTTIINGNQENYYYYLYIENKDPNMPEIAILTDSVSDLTNEDIEGLPIKIVPLKIDINGELYKDGVEISKSEFWHEMLDNDARIKTSQPSPQDFLNAYNKLFEKGYKKIISIHPSSKLSGTIQAAKVGRSLTNRENDIELIDSLGASLLQGFLVLGAAGKSVRGESFTEIINWVNNFRTKGKLLMIIPDLKYLEKGGRIGKASSTIAGALNMKPILTVNQGEVTVEKKVLGERNAQKYIEKYIERESKKQSIVLMSGWGGTPTELENVVRIYSEIENNPKINSLILNREIGAVIGAHAGPVYGVFIFPRLS; encoded by the coding sequence ATGGCAATAAAATATTTAGATGCCAAAAGGCTAAGATTAGTGTTTATTGGCGGTGGAAAATGGGTTACAAAGCATGAAGAGCTATTAAATGAACTGAATGTTTATCCAGTTCCTGATGGAGATACTGGGAGCAATATGTCAATGACATTAAATTCGATGATAAATGATCTGGAAGAAAAGACAGATGAAAAAATAAAGATGCCACAACTTATAGATGTGGTTGAAGAAGCTGTATTAATGGGAGCTCGTGGAAATTCTGGAACAATTTTATCACAAGTAATTACAGGATTTTTAAGAGGAATTGGAGAAAAAGTTAAACTGTTGCCTAAAGACGTGGCAGAAGCTCTTGTGAGTGCAAAAGAAACTGCATACAATGCTGTAAGTGAACCTATTGAAGGGACAATGCTGACAGTTATTAGAAAAATTTCTGAAAAGGCTACAGAATGTGCAGATAAATTTGAAGATTTAGTGGTATTTTTAAAGGAAATTGTAGAAGCTGGAAAGAAGGCTGTAGATGAAACACCTGAACTGCTTCCAAAATTGAAAGAGGCTGGAGTAGTTGATGCAGGTGGAAAAGGTCTATTTTTCTTTTTTGAAGGATTTTATAAGGTTACAACTGAATTAAACTTGCTAGCAGAATTGCAAAAGGCTCAAGTAAAGGAAAATGAATTTGACAAAACAATAGCTAATATTAACCACGATCCTGAAAGCATACATTTCCAATATTGTACAGAATTTATCATTCTAAATGGTAATTTTGATACAAATGAATATAAAAAACGTGTATTAGAACTGGGAGATTCAGCAGTATTTGCACAAACTTCTAAAAAATTCAAGACTCACATTCATACAAACCATCCTGGAAAAGCAATTGAAATTGCATTGGAATATGGACCACTAGAAAAAATGAAAGTGGAAAATATGAGATTACAGCATGATAATTTACAAATTTTTAGTGAAAAAGATGAAGCAAAAATTTTTACAAATAAAAAAATTGATAAAACAAAATCGGCATTTGTGATTTTGGCAGATTCTGAAAATTTGAAGGATGAGTTTTTAAAACTTGGTGCAGATGTGGTAATCTTGGGAGGACAAAGTAAAAATCCAAGTGTTCAGGAAATATTAAATGCCATTGGAAAAACCGAAAAAGAAAATGTTTATATTCTTCCAAATAATAAAAATGTAATTACAACAGCAAAAATAGCATCTGAAAAATCTAAAAAAACAGTTATCGTTCTAAATACAAAAACAATGCTTGATGGATATTATTTCTTAAAAAACAAATATTCTGATATTGATGAATTAAAAGAAGCAGCATCTAGAAACTACTCTGTGGAAATCACAAAAGCTGTGAGAGATACAAAAATTGAAGATTTATCAATAGAAAAAGATGATTTTATTGGACTTATAAATGGAAAAATAAAATATGCAAAAAAATCATTAAAGGAAGTAACAGATGCTATAATAGATGACTTGGTAACTAAAAATACACTAACTGCAGTTGTTGTAAGTGGAAATGAAAAAGATGAAACTGTACAAAAAAGTATTGAAGAAAAATTGGCAGGATTGAAAACTACAATTATTAATGGAAATCAGGAAAATTACTACTATTATTTATACATTGAAAATAAAGACCCAAATATGCCTGAAATTGCTATTTTAACAGATTCTGTCTCAGACTTGACAAATGAAGACATTGAAGGGCTTCCAATAAAAATAGTGCCTTTAAAAATTGATATAAATGGTGAACTTTACAAGGATGGAGTGGAAATTTCAAAATCAGAATTTTGGCATGAAATGCTAGACAATGATGCAAGAATTAAAACATCTCAACCATCACCGCAAGACTTTTTAAATGCCTACAATAAGCTATTTGAAAAAGGATATAAAAAGATTATTTCAATACATCCATCATCAAAATTAAGTGGAACAATACAAGCAGCCAAAGTTGGAAGAAGCCTTACAAATAGAGAAAACGACATAGAATTAATCGACAGTTTAGGAGCTTCATTATTACAAGGATTCCTTGTACTAGGAGCAGCAGGAAAATCAGTAAGAGGTGAAAGTTTTACGGAAATTATAAACTGGGTAAATAACTTTAGAACTAAAGGTAAACTCCTTATGATCATTCCAGATTTAAAATATCTTGAAAAAGGTGGAAGAATTGGGAAAGCAAGTTCAACAATAGCTGGAGCATTGAATATGAAACCTATTTTAACTGTAAATCAAGGGGAAGTTACAGTTGAGAAAAAAGTTCTTGGCGAACGTAATGCACAAAAATATATTGAGAAATATATTGAACGTGAAAGCAAAAAACAAAGTATCGTACTTATGAGCGGATGGGGCGGAACTCCAACTGAACTTGAAAATGTCGTAAGAATTTATTCTGAAATCGAAAATAATCCAAAAATAAACTCATTAATACTAAATCGGGAAATCGGAGCTGTAATAGGAGCTCATGCAGGTCCAGTTTATGGAGTATTTATATTTCCAAGATTAAGTTAA
- a CDS encoding AAA family ATPase gives MIEKIEIKNYRGIEEISIDNFKKYNIFVGDNSSCKTSVMEAIYSSLPNVRDGIITTANSRGMQVRLDNIHNFFYNADIKKEIQFILDDKIITKINRKENNNVENEKIIENIENNTISKNLMNMNVLNANMKYLYDILQKDKNNDKEHMDISVMIDNFIQILFQERINIKSGNYYGKSSWITPLSKYQNDTAKVVKKIIEKKKKNELLKIINILEPEIDDIISDGFEIQLSKNNAEKMLSLSSFGNGLSSIVTTTSSLVNNETKILFIDEIEDGIHYLNYSKFCENLIKITEILDIQLFITTHSKEFLEAFYDKLSNNEVTLYRFQKSKNKIKKIYYPKEKVLYAIKEGWDIR, from the coding sequence ATGATAGAAAAAATAGAGATAAAAAATTACAGAGGAATAGAAGAAATTTCAATTGATAATTTCAAAAAATATAATATTTTTGTAGGAGATAACAGTAGCTGCAAAACTAGTGTTATGGAAGCAATTTATTCTTCTTTACCAAACGTTCGTGATGGAATAATAACAACTGCAAATTCAAGGGGAATGCAAGTTCGGCTTGATAATATTCATAATTTTTTTTATAATGCAGATATAAAAAAAGAAATTCAATTTATTTTAGATGATAAGATTATAACAAAAATAAATAGAAAAGAAAACAACAATGTAGAAAATGAAAAAATAATTGAAAATATAGAAAATAATACTATATCAAAAAATTTAATGAATATGAATGTATTAAACGCAAATATGAAATATTTATATGATATTTTACAAAAAGATAAAAATAATGATAAAGAACATATGGATATATCTGTTATGATTGATAACTTCATTCAGATATTATTCCAAGAAAGAATTAATATTAAAAGTGGAAACTATTATGGTAAAAGCTCTTGGATAACACCTCTAAGTAAGTATCAGAATGATACAGCAAAAGTTGTAAAAAAAATAATTGAAAAAAAGAAAAAAAATGAATTACTTAAAATAATTAATATTTTAGAACCTGAAATAGACGATATAATATCTGATGGATTTGAAATACAATTAAGTAAAAATAATGCAGAAAAAATGTTGTCTCTTTCAAGTTTTGGAAATGGACTTTCATCAATTGTTACAACAACAAGTAGTTTAGTGAATAATGAAACAAAAATATTATTTATTGATGAAATAGAAGATGGAATACATTATTTAAATTATTCAAAATTTTGTGAAAATTTAATAAAAATAACAGAAATATTAGATATTCAGTTATTTATCACAACACATTCAAAAGAATTTTTAGAAGCATTTTATGATAAACTATCAAATAATGAAGTAACGCTTTATCGTTTTCAAAAATCTAAAAATAAGATAAAAAAAATCTATTATCCTAAAGAAAAAGTTTTATATGCAATAAAAGAAGGTTGGGATATTAGATGA
- the pckA gene encoding phosphoenolpyruvate carboxykinase (ATP) has translation MKKVTKDLEKLGIVNVAQVYRNLTPAELVEHALKREEGILSASGALVVTTGKYTGRSPKDKYIVDTPGIHEKIAWGNVNKPIEKEKFDSIYNKLIAYLQNREIFIFDGMAGADPACRKKFRIINERASQNLFIHQLLIRPTEEELKDYGHADFTIIAVPGFKCNAKIDGINSSAAIIINYEAKVGIICGTEYSGEIKKSVFSIMNFVMPEMDVLPMHCSANMDPKTGQTAIFFGLSGTGKTTLSTDPNRKLIGDDEHGWSDHSIFNFEGGCYAKCINLDPEHEPDIYNAIKFGSLVENVVMNPVTRELDFYDKSLTENTRVGYPINHIKNAQIPGIGGIPNVVVFLTADAFGVLPPVSRLSRDAAIYHFVTGFTSKLAGTERGITEPQPTFSTCFGEPFMPLDPLVYAEMLGKKIDLHNTKVFLINTGWSGGPYGVGSRMNLIYTRAMVTAALNGELDEVEYKHDDIFNLEIPQYCPNVPSELLNPIDTWANKEAYEAAAKKLAKMFRENFEKKYPNMPEHIVNAGPAYFE, from the coding sequence ATGAAAAAAGTGACAAAAGATTTGGAAAAATTAGGGATAGTAAATGTAGCCCAAGTTTATAGAAATTTGACACCTGCAGAACTTGTTGAACATGCGTTAAAAAGAGAGGAAGGCATATTGTCAGCAAGTGGAGCTTTAGTTGTAACGACAGGAAAATATACGGGACGTTCACCTAAGGATAAATACATTGTTGATACTCCAGGGATTCATGAAAAAATTGCTTGGGGAAATGTAAATAAGCCTATTGAGAAGGAAAAATTTGATTCTATTTATAATAAATTGATTGCATATCTGCAAAATCGAGAAATATTCATATTTGATGGAATGGCGGGAGCAGATCCAGCTTGCAGAAAGAAATTTAGAATAATAAATGAACGAGCCAGCCAAAATTTGTTTATCCACCAGCTTTTAATCCGTCCAACAGAAGAAGAACTAAAGGATTATGGACATGCTGACTTTACAATAATTGCAGTACCAGGATTTAAGTGTAATGCAAAAATCGACGGAATAAACTCATCAGCTGCGATAATTATCAATTATGAGGCAAAAGTTGGAATTATTTGTGGAACAGAATATTCGGGAGAAATAAAGAAAAGTGTATTTTCAATAATGAACTTTGTAATGCCTGAAATGGATGTATTACCTATGCACTGTTCTGCCAACATGGATCCAAAAACTGGACAAACTGCTATATTTTTCGGGCTTTCAGGGACTGGAAAAACTACACTTTCAACAGATCCTAATCGTAAGTTAATCGGAGATGATGAACATGGATGGTCTGATCACAGTATTTTCAACTTTGAAGGAGGATGTTATGCAAAATGTATAAATCTTGATCCAGAACATGAACCTGATATTTACAATGCAATAAAATTTGGAAGTCTTGTAGAAAATGTTGTAATGAATCCAGTTACACGTGAATTAGACTTTTATGATAAGAGCTTAACTGAAAATACAAGAGTCGGATATCCGATTAACCATATAAAAAATGCACAAATTCCTGGAATTGGAGGAATTCCAAATGTTGTGGTATTTCTGACTGCAGATGCATTCGGTGTTTTACCGCCTGTTTCAAGACTTTCAAGGGATGCAGCAATTTATCATTTTGTAACAGGATTTACTTCTAAATTGGCTGGAACTGAACGTGGAATTACAGAACCGCAGCCAACATTCTCGACTTGCTTCGGAGAACCGTTTATGCCGCTTGATCCATTAGTTTATGCAGAAATGTTAGGTAAAAAAATAGACCTTCACAATACAAAAGTATTTTTAATAAATACAGGATGGTCTGGCGGACCTTACGGTGTTGGAAGTCGTATGAATTTAATATATACGAGAGCAATGGTAACTGCGGCACTAAATGGTGAACTAGATGAAGTTGAATACAAGCACGATGATATTTTCAATTTGGAAATTCCGCAATATTGTCCAAATGTTCCGAGTGAATTATTAAATCCAATAGATACATGGGCAAATAAGGAAGCCTATGAAGCGGCTGCTAAAAAACTTGCTAAAATGTTTAGGGAAAATTTTGAAAAGAAATACCCAAATATGCCAGAACATATTGTAAATGCAGGACCAGCATATTTTGAATAA
- the rfbD gene encoding dTDP-4-dehydrorhamnose reductase, whose protein sequence is MKILLTGSNGQLGHDFKKIFDRKNIEYIATDSKELDITNDEKLKKFFQGNREITHIINCAAYNDVDKAENDEKVWLLNAKAPKKLAEISKEIGAIFVTYSTDFVFDGNKSSPYLEEDETNGLSEYGKSKAKGEKEVFKIYDKSFVIRTSWVFGIANNNFNKQVINWSKSRNELNIVDNQVSAPTYSVDLAKFSWKLIQTEKFGLYHITNDGIASKYDQAKYVLEKIGWNGTLVRAKTADFNLPAKRPAYSKLDSSKVEKLLGEKIPAWQSGIDRFLEEMKENGEL, encoded by the coding sequence ATGAAAATACTACTAACAGGCTCAAACGGTCAACTAGGACACGATTTCAAAAAAATATTCGATAGAAAAAATATTGAATACATCGCAACTGATTCTAAAGAATTGGACATCACAAATGATGAGAAATTAAAAAAATTTTTTCAAGGAAATAGAGAAATTACTCATATAATAAATTGTGCGGCGTATAATGATGTGGATAAGGCAGAAAATGATGAGAAAGTTTGGCTATTAAACGCTAAAGCTCCTAAAAAGTTAGCTGAAATTTCTAAAGAAATAGGAGCAATCTTTGTAACTTATTCGACGGATTTTGTGTTTGATGGAAATAAAAGTTCTCCATATTTGGAAGAGGATGAAACAAATGGGTTATCGGAATATGGAAAATCAAAGGCTAAAGGTGAAAAAGAAGTTTTTAAAATATATGATAAATCTTTTGTAATACGAACTTCATGGGTATTTGGAATAGCAAATAACAATTTTAATAAGCAAGTTATAAATTGGAGTAAATCAAGAAATGAATTGAATATTGTGGATAATCAAGTGTCAGCTCCTACGTATTCGGTGGATTTGGCTAAGTTCTCCTGGAAACTAATTCAAACTGAAAAATTTGGTTTATATCACATTACAAATGATGGAATCGCAAGTAAATACGATCAAGCAAAGTATGTTTTGGAAAAAATTGGTTGGAATGGAACGTTAGTGAGAGCTAAGACGGCTGATTTCAATCTTCCTGCAAAACGACCGGCTTACTCTAAATTGGATTCTAGCAAAGTTGAGAAATTGTTAGGAGAGAAAATTCCTGCTTGGCAGTCGGGAATTGATAGGTTTTTGGAAGAGATGAAAGAAAATGGAGAGTTGTAA
- a CDS encoding KdsC family phosphatase translates to MIKLILLDVDGTLTDGGIYLGNSGEELKKFNVKDGYAIANVQKLGIEFGIITGGKSELLKRRAEKLKIKYLFQGISEKTLILDEIINQTGLKEEEIAYMGDDLNDMAIIERIGFSGTPLDGISEVKAIADFISTKNGGEGAVREFIEVILKKENLFQKFLSIIK, encoded by the coding sequence ATGATAAAATTAATTTTACTAGATGTAGATGGAACACTGACCGATGGTGGAATCTATCTTGGAAATAGTGGCGAAGAACTAAAAAAATTCAATGTAAAAGACGGCTATGCCATCGCAAATGTACAAAAACTCGGCATTGAATTTGGAATTATTACAGGTGGAAAATCTGAATTATTAAAAAGACGTGCTGAAAAACTAAAAATAAAATACCTTTTCCAGGGAATTTCTGAAAAAACTTTAATACTGGATGAAATTATAAATCAAACAGGGCTAAAGGAAGAAGAAATAGCCTATATGGGTGACGATTTAAATGACATGGCAATTATAGAAAGAATTGGGTTTTCTGGAACCCCGTTAGATGGTATATCTGAAGTAAAAGCAATCGCCGATTTCATTTCTACCAAAAATGGCGGTGAAGGAGCAGTACGTGAATTTATAGAAGTTATTTTAAAAAAAGAAAATTTATTTCAAAAATTTTTATCAATCATAAAATAG